From the Streptococcus hyointestinalis genome, the window CTCTTCCAATGGTGACACTTTATTCGCTCTACAGTGGAAAGACAGAACGTTTAGCCAAATGGTTGTCAATGAGCCCAATGAAGCAATTTACAACACTTGACACTCATGACGGTATCGGCGTGGTTGATGTCAAAGATATCTTGACAGATGATGAAATTGACTATACCTCAAATAAACTGTATCAAGTTGGCGCTAATGTTAATAGAAAATATTCGACTGCTGAATATCAGAATTTGGACATTTACCAAATCAACACAACCTACTACTCAGCGCTTGGTGATAATGATCAGCAGTATTTTTTAGCAAGACTGATTCAAGCCTTTGCCCCAGGCATTCCGCAAGTTTATTACGTCGGATTTTTAGCTGGAAAAAATGACATTGACCTACTTGAAGAAACAAAAGAAGGACGCAATATCAACCGTCATTACTACACGAGCAATGAAATCGCGAAAGAAATCAAACGTCCTATTGTGAAAAAATTATTGGCTTTATTTTCTTATCGTAATCGCTCACAAGCCTTTGATCTTGAAGGGGGTATTCAAGTTGCGACAACAGGTGAGCACCAGATTAGTATCACACGTTATAATAAAGACAAGACTGTCACTGCTATTGCTAAGCTTGATCTGAAACAATTGACCTATTCTGTTACAGAAAATGGCAAAGCTGTTTTATTTGATTAGAAAGAGAGATATATATGGTTGTAATCAATCTAGATCATATCTACAAAAAATACCCAAATGCAACACACTACTCTGTTGAGGACTTCAATCTGGATATCAAAGACAAGGAATTTATCGTCTTTGTTGGACCATCTGGTTGCGGAAAATCAACAACGCTTCGTATGATTGCAGGACTTGAGGACATCACAAAAGGAGAGCTCAAAATTGATGGCGCTATCGTCAATGACCTCTCTCCAAAAGACCGTGACATCGCCATGGTTTTCCAAAACTACGCCCTCTACCCTCACATGAGCGTCTACGACAACATGGCCTTTGGCTTGAAACTACGTAAATACTCTAAAGATGACATTGACAAACGTGTCCGTGAAGCGGCTGAAATTCTTGGTTTGACAGAGTTTCTCGAAAGAAAACCTGCTGACCTATCTGGTGGACAACGCCAACGTGTCGCTATGGGACGTGCCATTGTCCGTGACGCCAAGGTCTTCTTGATGGACGAGCCTCTCTCAAACTTGGATGCTAAGTTGCGTGTCTCTATGCGTGCTGAAATCGCTAAGATTCACCAACGTATCGGCTCAACCACTATCTACGTTACCCACGACCAAACCGAAGCCATGACACTGGCTGACCGTATCGTTATCATGTCAGCGACTAAAAATCCTGACGGTTCTGGAACGATCGGACGTGTTGAGCAAATCGGTACCCCTCAAGAGCTCTACAACCAACCAGCTAATAAATTTGTCGCAAGCTTCATCGGAAGCCCAGCTATGAACTTCTTTGATGTCAAGGTTGGCAAGGACAAATTGACTAACGACCACGGGCTTGAGTTGGCACTTCCAGAAGGACAAGCTAAAGTCCTTGAAGCTAAAGGGTATCTTGGCAAAACCGTTACTTTTGGTATCCGCCCAGAGGACATTTCAAGCGACAATATCGCACAAACGGCTTATCCTAATTCTTCTGTCGAAGCTGAAGTCGTCGTCTCAGAGCTTCTTGGTAGCGAAACCATGCTCTACCTCAAACTCGGTCAAGACGAATTTGCAGCACGTGTCGACGCCCGTGACTTCCACAACCCTGGCGATAAAGTAACCCTCACCTTCAAGGTCGCTAAAGGACACTTCTTTGACCCTGAAACAAGTAAACGTATCGCTGCAGAATAGAAGAAAGCCATCAAAAAAGAAGTTAGGCGCTTTGACCTAACTCCTTTTTATTATGGACATATTATCTCTCTTACCAAATTCCCATCAAGTGCTGCATGATGAGACTAGCGACACTGACGGCAATCCAGCAGCAAGCACCTAGTCCGATAGCAGAGCCACCAGTCTTGATGAGCTTGACGATGTGAGTGTTGAGCCCGATAGCTGTCATTGCCATCACGATGAAGAATTTAGAAAGCAATTGCAAGTAGTGGAAAATGCTCATATCCCAGTTCATGCTACTAAACAAAGTCGTAATCAATGAAGCGATGATGAAGTAGATGATGAAAGTAGGAAAGACCTTAGAGAGTTTAAAGGTTTGGCTGCCACCTTGTCCTTTGTTGATTTTGTAGTAGCGATAAGTTGATAGGGCAAGGGTGATAGGGATAATAGCCAGTGTTCGTGTCAGTTTCACAATAGTCGCTTCTGCTAGCGTGTTACTGTTGTGGATAACGTCCCAAGCAGCAGAAGTTGCCGTTACAGATGAGGTGTCATTGACAGCTGTTCCTGAGAAAATGGCAAAGCCGTGATTGCTAAGCCCTAGCCACTCACCAAGGCTAGGAAAGACCAGCGCCGCGATAAGGTTGAAAAAGAAAATAACCGAAATCGAAGTCGCTACGTCATCATCACTCGCTTCGATAACAGGAGCCGTTGCAGCAATGGCAGACCCCCCACAGATAGAAGACCCCACTCCAATAAGAGTCGCACTATCAGATGGCAGTTTAAAGGCTTTGGCTAAGAGATAAGCCACAATCAAAGCAACGCTGATGGTTACGATGATAATAGGTAGAGATTGCGCTCCTACACGCAAAACCTGTGTCATGTTTAGCCCAAACCCTAAAAAGACAACTGCTGTTTGCAGTAGATATTTAGACGTAAAGGCAATTCCTTCAGCCGTCTTGTCTCGATTAGTGTAGCCCATACCAATGGTAATCCCCATCAATAGCCCAAAAACAGGGGCACCGATAACTGGGAAATAATTTCCCAAAATCCAAGCAACGACTGAGATTAAAAGGCAAACGCCGATTCCTGGCGCATAACGACGAACCATGAATACCTCCTAAATAAATGAGAAATTTATGATAAACAAAACATTATTATTATAATCTCTTTTGCAAGGAAAGTAAACAAAAAAGCGATATCTTTTTTTAAAGTGTGCTGCTACGTTTGATTAGTTTTGTGGAAAGCCTTGTCATGCTAGAGATGTCATCGTTTTCGTGGATTTGCCTGCATAGAATATCAAGAGCACAAGCGCCCATTTTTTCTGTGTGAACCCGCACGCTTGAGAGCGTTGGAAAGACCTGCTGTGTGAGACTGGTGTCGTTAAAGGAGATGAGCTCAACATCATCTGGGACGGATAGCTTGTGCTCTTGCAGCGCTCTGAGACTTCCGATTGCAAGCGTATCATTAGCGATAAAAAACGCCCTTGGCAATTTATCGCCTAAACTTGTGATAGCTTGTGTCATCAGTGTGTAGCCTGCTTGGCTGGAAAATTCGCCAGTGAAAATCGCCTCAGGATTGTAGCAACCCTTTTCCTTAGTATAGCGCTCAAAGGTAGTCAGCCTAGGGTCAGGGACAAGCTCTTCTTGGTCAGTTGTCATCTCTTTTCCAGCTATCATGCCAATGGTCTTAGAGTGTGTCAGCAGACAATCAATAGCTTGACGCACACCATTATCAAAGTCAGAGGTCACACAGGAATAACCAAGAGACAAAGTATCGCTATCAATAAAGACGAGCTGCTTGGTAAAGCTCTCAAGCTCTCTAATCTGCTCACGACTGAACTTACCAATGGCGATAATACCGTCAATATCATCAGGAATCTCTGAAAAATCATTGTGAAAGTAGCGCAGCAGCTGGTGTTGCAATTCCTGTGCTCGCTTCTCAAGACCCAGACGAATGGCATAGTAGTAGAGGTCATTGAGTTCTTCTTGCTTGCTATACCAGTGTACAAGAGCGATTTTAAGTGTAGCTGGGGAGTCGTTTTGTACCTTACGGTGCTTGGTGTAGCCAAGCTCCTTTGTTGCTTGCAGGATATTTTGCTTTGTTTGTTGACTGACAGATAGGGTCTTGTCTTGATTAAGAACACGTGAGACGGTGGCAGGTGAGACTCCAACACGCTTTGCAATATCTTTTAAGGTTACCATAACATTCTCTTTTCTACTTAGTATCTACTATTATAGCATGCTCATAATAGAGAAATCAAGAAAAGTTTACTAAAGTTTTACTAAAATAGAATTGACTTTTACTAACTGAAGGTATACAATACAAGTGAAGAAACAAATAAAGGGCTTTCATTTTTGAAAGTAGAGGTGACCAGAATGAAAACAGAAGAGTTAAAACACGCTTTTTATACGACTTTTGGTGAAGAAGCCGACGCTCTCTTTTTCTCGCCAGGGCGTATCAATCTTATTGGTGAGCATACAGACTATAACGGCGGGCATGTCTTTCCAGCAGCTATTACCTTAGGGACTTATGGCGCTGCTAAAAAGCGCTCTGATAGAACGCTACGCTTTTACTCAGCCAACTTTGAGGAGGCTGGTATCATTGAGGTGTCACTAGACCATTTGACCTTTGATAAGGCAGATAGCTGGACCAATTACGCCAAAGGCGTCTTGAAATTTTTGCAGGAAGCTGGGCATAGGATCGACAGTGGTATGGATGTCTTTATTTATGGTAATATCCCTAATGGCTCAGGTTTGTCGTCTTCTGCTTCTTTGGAGCTTTTGATTGGTATCATAGCTGAGGAGCTGTTTGACCTTGAGGTGACTCGTCTTGATTTGGTCAAGATTGGCAAGCAAACAGAAAATGACTTTATCGGTGTCAATTCTGGTATCATGGATCAATTTGCTATCGGTATGGGAGCCGATAATAAAGCTATCTATCTGGATACCAACACCCTAGACTATGACCTTGTTCCCCTTGATTTGGGTGATAATGTTATTGTCATCATGAATACCAATAAACGCCGTGAGTTGGCTGACTCCAAGTACAATGAGCGTCGAAGTGAATGCGAAACAGCTCTAAGCGAGTTGCAAACAAAACTTGCGATTAAGACTTTAGGTGACTTGGATCTTGAGACTTTTGATGAGTACAGCTATTTGATTAAGGAAGAAAATCGTATCAAACGTGCTCGTCACGCTGTTTCTGAAAATCAGCGCACGCTTGAGGCACGCAAGGCTTTAGAAGCTGGCAATCTCGAGCGGTTTGGTCGCTTGATGAATGCTTCACATGTGTCTTTAGAGCATGATTATGAGGTGACAGGACTCGAGCTTGATACCTTGGTGCATACGGCTTGGCAACAAGAAGGTGTCCTCGGTGCTCGTATGACCGGTGCAGGCTT encodes:
- a CDS encoding LacI family DNA-binding transcriptional regulator — encoded protein: MVTLKDIAKRVGVSPATVSRVLNQDKTLSVSQQTKQNILQATKELGYTKHRKVQNDSPATLKIALVHWYSKQEELNDLYYYAIRLGLEKRAQELQHQLLRYFHNDFSEIPDDIDGIIAIGKFSREQIRELESFTKQLVFIDSDTLSLGYSCVTSDFDNGVRQAIDCLLTHSKTIGMIAGKEMTTDQEELVPDPRLTTFERYTKEKGCYNPEAIFTGEFSSQAGYTLMTQAITSLGDKLPRAFFIANDTLAIGSLRALQEHKLSVPDDVELISFNDTSLTQQVFPTLSSVRVHTEKMGACALDILCRQIHENDDISSMTRLSTKLIKRSSTL
- a CDS encoding galactokinase, producing the protein MKTEELKHAFYTTFGEEADALFFSPGRINLIGEHTDYNGGHVFPAAITLGTYGAAKKRSDRTLRFYSANFEEAGIIEVSLDHLTFDKADSWTNYAKGVLKFLQEAGHRIDSGMDVFIYGNIPNGSGLSSSASLELLIGIIAEELFDLEVTRLDLVKIGKQTENDFIGVNSGIMDQFAIGMGADNKAIYLDTNTLDYDLVPLDLGDNVIVIMNTNKRRELADSKYNERRSECETALSELQTKLAIKTLGDLDLETFDEYSYLIKEENRIKRARHAVSENQRTLEARKALEAGNLERFGRLMNASHVSLEHDYEVTGLELDTLVHTAWQQEGVLGARMTGAGFGGCGIAIVKKDKVEDFKTAVGKRYVEVVGYAPDFYVAEIASGSKVLSHK
- a CDS encoding YeiH family protein, which translates into the protein MVRRYAPGIGVCLLISVVAWILGNYFPVIGAPVFGLLMGITIGMGYTNRDKTAEGIAFTSKYLLQTAVVFLGFGLNMTQVLRVGAQSLPIIIVTISVALIVAYLLAKAFKLPSDSATLIGVGSSICGGSAIAATAPVIEASDDDVATSISVIFFFNLIAALVFPSLGEWLGLSNHGFAIFSGTAVNDTSSVTATSAAWDVIHNSNTLAEATIVKLTRTLAIIPITLALSTYRYYKINKGQGGSQTFKLSKVFPTFIIYFIIASLITTLFSSMNWDMSIFHYLQLLSKFFIVMAMTAIGLNTHIVKLIKTGGSAIGLGACCWIAVSVASLIMQHLMGIW
- a CDS encoding ABC transporter ATP-binding protein, encoding MVVINLDHIYKKYPNATHYSVEDFNLDIKDKEFIVFVGPSGCGKSTTLRMIAGLEDITKGELKIDGAIVNDLSPKDRDIAMVFQNYALYPHMSVYDNMAFGLKLRKYSKDDIDKRVREAAEILGLTEFLERKPADLSGGQRQRVAMGRAIVRDAKVFLMDEPLSNLDAKLRVSMRAEIAKIHQRIGSTTIYVTHDQTEAMTLADRIVIMSATKNPDGSGTIGRVEQIGTPQELYNQPANKFVASFIGSPAMNFFDVKVGKDKLTNDHGLELALPEGQAKVLEAKGYLGKTVTFGIRPEDISSDNIAQTAYPNSSVEAEVVVSELLGSETMLYLKLGQDEFAARVDARDFHNPGDKVTLTFKVAKGHFFDPETSKRIAAE